From the genome of Nicotiana sylvestris chromosome 2, ASM39365v2, whole genome shotgun sequence, one region includes:
- the LOC104230670 gene encoding transcription initiation factor TFIID subunit 14b-like has translation MPLNSPAMAQNDAELGGNESDPKPQLTKIANLSEDFEKKTSSKRLKDVEIYVPIVYGTIAFWLGRKATETQSHRWSVYVRGATNEDLSGVIKKVVFQLHPSFNNPVRVVESPPFELSECGWGEFEIAISLHFHDDVGEKKLDLYHHLKLYAENEPGPQSTKKPVVVETYNEVVFPDPPEDFFSRIQNHPAVIVPRLSATFKFPPAPIEDLHVLKRVDTKNHPLSQWFINFSEADELLKLTAARQTVQAHIVKLRRQLSVMDELPQTFKLDSD, from the exons ATGCCTCTCAACTCGCCTGCCATGGCACAGAATGACGCTGAATTAGGTGGAAATGAGTCTGATCCGAAGCCACAACTCACTAAAATTGCTAACCTTTctgaagattttgaaaagaag ACTTCAAGCAAGAGATTGAAAGATGTTGAAATTTATGTCCCTATAGTCTATGGAACAATTGCGTTTTGGCTCGGTAGGAAAGCCACTGA AACTCAGTCGCATAGGTGGTCAGTTTATGTTCGTGGAGCAACAAATGAGGATCTTAGTGGGGTAATCAAGAAAGTAGTTTTTCAATTGCATCCAAGTTTTAATAATCCCGTGAGAGTGGTAGAATCACCACCCTTTGAGTTGTCAGAATGTGGTTGGGGTGAATTTGAAATTGCAATATCCCTTCACTTCCATGATGATGTTGGCGAAAAGAAGTTGGATTT GTATCATCATTTGAAGTTATATGCAGAGAATGAGCCTGGTCCCCAGTCAACAAAGAAACCTGTTGTTGTGGAAACCTACAATGAGGTTGTATTCCCTGATCCTCCTGAGGATTTCTTTTCACGAATCCAGAACCATCCTGCAGTAATTGTGCCACGGCTTTCGGCAACATTTAAGTTTCCTCCGG CGCCAATTGAGGATTTGCACGTGTTGAAGAGAGTTGATACGAAAAACCATCCTCTTAGTCAGTGGTTCATCAATTTCTCCGAGGCTGATGAGCTCTTGAAACTCACAGCAGCTCGTCAGACG GTGCAAGCTCACATTGTTAAGCTGAGGAGGCAGTTGAGTGTGATGGATGAGCTACCCCAGACATTCAAACTGGATTCTGATTAG